Within Mycobacterium heckeshornense, the genomic segment CCGCGACCCCGACCAGTACGAGCTGCGCAGCTACCGCATCGTCGACGGCGTGGTCACCGAAGAGCCGGTCAAAGTCGTCGAGCGCTACCGAGAGCCCTGAAGGAAGGCCCATGAGCGTCACTGTGTCGATCCCCACCATCCTGCGGCCCCACACCAAGGGGCAAAAGCGTGTCGAAGCGAGCGGGGACACGCTGCGTGCGGTCATCAGCGACCTGGAAGCCAACTACTCGGGCATTTCCGAGCGGCTGGTCGAAAACGGCAAACTGCACCGCTTCGTCAACATCTACGTCAACGACGAGGACGTCCGGTTTTCCGGCGGCCTGGACACTGCGATCTCCGACGGCGACACCATCACCATCCTGCCGGCCGTCGCCGGTGGCTGAACGTGACCCGATACGACTCGCTGCTGGCCGCGCTGGGCAATACGCCATTGGTCGGTTTGCCGCGCCTGTCGCCGCGCTGGGACGACGGGCCCGACGGCCCACACGTGCGGCTGTGGGCCAAACTCGAAGACCGAAACCCGACCGGGTCGATCAAGGACCGCCCGGCGCTGCGGATGATCGAGCAGGCCGAGGCCGGCGGGTTGCTGTCGCCCGGCGCGACCATCCTCGAACCGACCAGCGGCAACACCGGGATCTCGCTGGCCGTCGCGGCCCGGCTCAAGGGCTACCGGCTGATCTGCGTGATGCCGGAAAACACCTCGGTCGAACGCCGTCAGCTGCTCGAGCTGTACGGCGCGCAGATCATCTTCTCGCCCGCACAGGGCGGCTCCAACACCGCTGTCGCCAAAGCCAAGGAACTGGCCGCGGCCAACCCGTCCTGGGTGATGCTCTATCAGTACGGCAACCCGGCCAACACCGATTCGCACTATTGCGGCACCGGTCCTGAACTGCTGGCCGACTTGCCCGAGATCACGCACTTCGTCGCTGGGCTGGGCACCACCGGCACCCTGATGGGCACCGGACGGTACCTGCGCGAGCGGGTGCCCGACGTGCGGATCGTGGCAGCGGAGCCCCGCTACGGCGAGGGGGTCTACGCGCTGCGCAATATCGACGAGGGTTTCGTGCCCGAGCTGTACGACCCTGACGTGTTGACCACTCGCTACTCGGTCGGTTCGGCCGATGCGGTGCGCCGTACCCGGGAATTAATCGACGCCGAAGGCATCTTCGCGGGCATTTCCACCGGGGCCGTGCTGCATGCCGCCCTAGGGGTGGCCGCAAAGGCGCTGGCGGCCAAGGAGCGCGCGGACATCGCGTTCGTGGTCGCTGACGCGGGGTGGAAGTACCTGTCCACCGGCGCCTACACCGGTAGCCTTGACGAGGCTGAGGACGCGCTGGAAGGACAGCTATGGGCGTAAGCGGGCCGACTCGATACCCCGCGGCCCGCCAAACGCAAAAGCGCTCCCGGTGGGAGGTCGGCGGGGTCACCATCATCAGCTTCGTGGCGTTGCTGTACGTCGCCGAGCTGGTCGATGAGCTGGACGGCCACGCCCTGGACCGCAACGGCATCCGGCCGCTGGAGACCGACGGCCTGTGGGGCATCATCTTCGCGCCGCTGCTACACGCCAACTGGGCGCACCTGATGGCCAACACCGGACCGGCATTGGTGCTCGGTTTCCTGGTCACCTTGTCCGGCCTGGCCCGATTCGTCTGGGCCACCGCCATCGTTTGGGTTATCGGCGGCTTCGGTACCTGGTTGATCGGCAACGTTGGTTCGGTGTGCGGGGAGACCGACCACATCGGCGCTTCCGGCCTCGTCTTCGGTTGGCTCACCTTTCTGGTGGTCTTCGGACTGTTCACCCGCAACCCGTGGCAGATCGCGGTCGGGCTCTTGGTGCTGTTCTTCTATGGCGGCATCCTGTGGGGCGCGGTTCCGGTGCTGAACATGTGCGGCGGCGTGTCCTGGCAGGCGCATCTATGCGGCGGCATCGCCGGTGTGCTGGCCGCGTATCTGCTGTCCGGCCCGGAACGCGCAACCCGTGCCCGACGAACACCCCGCCCGGGTCGCACATGACATCGCAGCTGGCGCCCATCGGGATTTTCGACTCCGGGGTGGGAGGGCTCACCGTCGCGCGCGCGATCATCGACCAGCTGCCCGACGAGGACATCATCTACGTCGGCGACACCGCCAACGGCCCTTATGGCCCGCTCACCATCCCGGAG encodes:
- a CDS encoding MoaD/ThiS family protein; this encodes MSVTVSIPTILRPHTKGQKRVEASGDTLRAVISDLEANYSGISERLVENGKLHRFVNIYVNDEDVRFSGGLDTAISDGDTITILPAVAGG
- a CDS encoding cysteine synthase; its protein translation is MTRYDSLLAALGNTPLVGLPRLSPRWDDGPDGPHVRLWAKLEDRNPTGSIKDRPALRMIEQAEAGGLLSPGATILEPTSGNTGISLAVAARLKGYRLICVMPENTSVERRQLLELYGAQIIFSPAQGGSNTAVAKAKELAAANPSWVMLYQYGNPANTDSHYCGTGPELLADLPEITHFVAGLGTTGTLMGTGRYLRERVPDVRIVAAEPRYGEGVYALRNIDEGFVPELYDPDVLTTRYSVGSADAVRRTRELIDAEGIFAGISTGAVLHAALGVAAKALAAKERADIAFVVADAGWKYLSTGAYTGSLDEAEDALEGQLWA
- a CDS encoding rhomboid family intramembrane serine protease produces the protein MGVSGPTRYPAARQTQKRSRWEVGGVTIISFVALLYVAELVDELDGHALDRNGIRPLETDGLWGIIFAPLLHANWAHLMANTGPALVLGFLVTLSGLARFVWATAIVWVIGGFGTWLIGNVGSVCGETDHIGASGLVFGWLTFLVVFGLFTRNPWQIAVGLLVLFFYGGILWGAVPVLNMCGGVSWQAHLCGGIAGVLAAYLLSGPERATRARRTPRPGRT